From the Vibrio tubiashii ATCC 19109 genome, the window ACCTGCGAATGTTAATAGCGTTGGTAGAGTGCGAGCCGTAAAGGGTTCGTATTCATCGCCAGGAAATAATGGGATTTGGGTTGTCTGGTAGCCATAACAAAGGCAGACAAGCAAAAATATCATCGCGCCAACACGGTCGCGACAGAGTAGGTTTTCTTTTGAGAAAAAATTACCTTTAGTGAATGAGTTCGTTGGCAAGTCCGACATATCCAACTCCATTTGCGTTACAGGTAAGGAAAGAAAAAAGCCGTACACGAGAGTTAATGAGCATGTTTCACCAACGAATAAGCCATTTGCTGCTAGTCAAAAGGCCGGATACCAATCAGAACAAATATCTGGTCATTCTTGCTGGTTAAAATCGCTAATAGCTACGTTATAGATTTTGTAGGTAGAATAACTAGCTAGCTGCAATCTATGCCTTGCTCTAAGCGATTTTTCCTGCGCAATTATCTGACCATCTATTCATCCCGAATGGTATAACTGTTTATAAATAAACAGAGGAGATTGTGTGTAGTTAGCCCATGTACGGCGAAAAGGGATGAGGGTGGTGCAAGTCACCCTCATACAATCGGTTTAACGATTATTTTAGGAAACCAAGTTCACGCATCAGGTCGCCCATTTGCTTCTCTTGATCTTCTAGGAATGCGTAGAACTCTTTGTCCGCTTTGTAGTTATCAATCCAACCGTTACGGTCACGAACTACTTGCCACTCGTCTGTGTTGTACATCTTAGTCAGAGCTGCGTTCCACTCGTTAATCTTCTCTTGGCTAGCGCCAGGTGCTGCGAAGAATCCACGCCAGTTAGCAAACACAGTTTCGTTACCGTATTCCGTTAGTGTCGGAATATCAGGTGCTGCGTCCAGACGTTTCGGTGCCGTTACTGCAAGAATCTTAACTTGACCAGATTTAGACATTTCAAGAACTTCACCTAAGCCTGTAGAAAGCAATTGCGTTTCTCCTGATAGAAGGGCAGCCATTGCTTTACCGCCTGCATCATAAGCGATGTAACGTACTTTCTTAGCATCGAAGCCTTCGCCTTTGAATGCAGCCGCAACAACAAGGTGATCCATGCTGCCTCGTGCTGAGCCACCAGCGATTTTCACTTTACGTGGGTTCGATTCAAATTCTTTAACAACGTCTTCCCATGTGTTGTATTTGGAGTCAACGGAAGTCACGATCGCGCCGTAGTCAGCGATAGTCGCTGCAACAGGTGTCAGGTCGCGGAAGGATTGTGGGAAAATACCGGTTAGTGAGCGTACTACGATTGGTGTTGAGTTCACCATAAGCGTATCTTCTTGACGCTCTGCCGTTTCGATTAGGTGGGCAATTGCTTTACCGCCGCCACCACCAGACAGGTTCTGGAAAGAGACGTTATCGACGATATCAGATTTAACTAACACATCACCTGTGCCACGA encodes:
- a CDS encoding tripartite tricarboxylate transporter substrate binding protein; protein product: MFKVLKPTLAASIIAASFSFNAFAADVEKIHFLIPGGAGGGWDMTARGTGDVLVKSDIVDNVSFQNLSGGGGGKAIAHLIETAERQEDTLMVNSTPIVVRSLTGIFPQSFRDLTPVAATIADYGAIVTSVDSKYNTWEDVVKEFESNPRKVKIAGGSARGSMDHLVVAAAFKGEGFDAKKVRYIAYDAGGKAMAALLSGETQLLSTGLGEVLEMSKSGQVKILAVTAPKRLDAAPDIPTLTEYGNETVFANWRGFFAAPGASQEKINEWNAALTKMYNTDEWQVVRDRNGWIDNYKADKEFYAFLEDQEKQMGDLMRELGFLK